From Bradyrhizobium sp. sBnM-33:
CCGCCCAGGTCCCTTGTTTTCGAAGCGCCGCTGGTCCGGCTGCTCGCGATCAACTTTGCCGCGGGCGTGTCGCTGGCGGTGCTCCTGGTCGGTGGCCTCATGCTGCTCAATCCCGGCAACATACGAGACCTCATCCTGGCCGATAACACCCCCGGCATCGCGCTCGGGCTGCTCCTGTTCGGCTTCATCATCACCCTCAGCTCCAGCGCGATGGGCACCGCCATCATGGCGATGGGGCGACGGCAGCCCGAGGGCCCCCCGCGAGGACCGGGACAGTTCGTGGCTGAGACGGTCGGCGACAAGACGCGCAGCCGGCAGCTGCATGATCGCTTCTGATTGAATAAGAGCCTATGCTCCGGGCAGCCGGTCTCAAGGACGAAAGCGGCACCTACGCTCAGCTCTGCTTTCGAGGGCGAAGCGGAATTGTTGTCCTTGATCTGAGACTAATTCATTCGGCGTGCGTTGCGCGGTGCGTGTCCCCCGAACATCGATTTTGAGGCTGACCTTCGCCTGACCCAGAAGTGCCGACAGGAACATCCCGATCAGAGGAAACTTCGGAATCTGGCGAGCTCCGTGATGTGATCGGCTGACAAGACTTCCGTTACGAGCGGAGGCTGTGGCGCTGTGTGGATTTCGTAAAGATGACGTGTGGCCTCAGGCTTGGTCATAAACTTTCGTATGCAGTCGTCCAGCGTGCCTTCCGCCAGCAGATAGGTGCTTCTGTCTGCACGGCGCTCATTGTTTATGGAGGGCCATTTGCGAAGCATGGCGGGCGCATCGAATCGAATGTGAATGTCGTTCGCGTCCATCATCTCTGTACTCGATCGTTCAACGTGGCTGCTCTGCCTCTGAACAGTCGTGAACTGCCTGATTGCCTCATGCTGCGCCATAAGACACCGCCAGCCTTTGCCGAAGCCGCGTCGACTTCTTTACAAATGGCGCAAAGCGGACGCCCTCAATGATCAGCATTCGCTCGCAGGCAGCAACCCCGCTAAGGCTTTGGCTTCCGATTTGAGAGCATCGATTGCCGACTTGCGGGCGTCGGCATCGAAGCGCGTCCTGATCGCTGATAGCGAAAGGGCGCCCCTCAGTTTGCCGTGTACGTCCATCAACGGCACGGCCGCCGCGGCGACCTCCGGATCCCGCTCTCCGATCGAAACATAAAAGCCTTTATCGCGGATCTTCTTCCCTTCTACGTTCGTTGGCTCGCGGTATGCAGTAAGAATTCGCCCGGCGGCGCCGCGATCAATCGGCAATCGCTGGCCTTCTTCGAGATGATGTCGAACTGAACGTGGAGAATTGACGCGGTAAAGACAGATGCGTTCGTCGCCATCTGCAACATAAAAGGATGCAGTTTCCCCCGTTGCCTCAACCAGGCGACGAAGCGATGGCCGGATGACTTCGCCAAGATCCAGACCGCGCTGATAGAGCGCCCCGAGACGCCACAACTCCGGTCCCGGTCGAAACAACCGGTCCGCGCCGCGGACGAGAAAGCCGTCAGCCTCCAACGAAGAGGCCAATCGGAGTACTGTGCTCTTGTAGAGGTCCGTCATCTCCGCAATCTGCGTCAGCGTGATCGCAGACCGCTCCGCGTTGAGACTTTTCAGGATCGCGAGCGCTCTCCTGACCGCGTCAACTCCTGTCTTGCTCATCTCTGCTCCAGTTCTGTAGAATAGAACCACTGCCATATTAAGGCGCCAGAATCCATTACAGAAGGAGGTAAACGGTTCTGTACGGCAGAATAGATTGACTCTTCTCACACACATGACTATGGATTGCATATAACAGAACGAGTTCTGAAGCGCGAAGGGCAGCCAACGCTGGCCGTTGACTTGCGCGAGGTAATGATCCCCTTCGGCGCATTCATCGCAGTCAAAAGCGTGAACCTCCAAGTAGGCGACGCGGAGTTCGTTGCGGTCATGGGACCAACCGGTTGCGGCAAGTCCACCATCCTGAGCACTGCCACAGGTCTCTCAAAACCCGCCTCGGGAGACGTTCAGATTTTCGGCAAGCCGCTCACGGGACTGAATGATCAGTCCGGCTACATGCTCCAACAGGGGGTCCTACTGCCGTGGAAGACCGCGCAGGACAACGTTGGGCTCGGGCTCGCCTTTCTGGGCAAGTCACTCGAGGAGACGCGCGCCGAGGTTCGGCAGTGGCCCGCCAAAGTCGGCCTGACGGGATTTGAGCAGCGTTATCCGCATCAGCTATCAGGCGGGCAACGCAAGCGCGCGGCGATGGCGCAGACGCTCATCATGGAGCCGAGAATCGTTCTGATGGACGAGCCCTTCTCGACGCTCGACGTTCACACGCGCCGGCTGACGCACCGCATCCTGCCCGATCTCTGGCAGGCCGAGCGCCGCTCCTTGATCTTCATCACCCATCATTTCGACGAGGCGATTACGCTGGCCGACCCGCGTCGCCGTGATGTCCGCAGGCCCTGCCAGCCGGATGGTCGGCGAGGTCAGGATCACGCTGCCTCGTCCCCGGGACGTCTCCGCGCTGCAGACCAGGACGAGTTCGTCGCGCTCTATCGCGAAATCTGGTCGCTGCTTGGGCGCTGAAGTGGAGAGGAGCTATGCCGCGCAGAAATAAGGTCGTTGTCACGCAAGTCGCGATCGTTCTCGCTCTTGTCCTGATCTGGGAGCTGGGGGTGCGATTAGGCCTCATCGACGCCTTCTTCTTTCCGGCGCCGTCGACCCCGGTCGGCAGGATAAGGAACGGGACGTCGACCGCGGATTTCTGGGGCGATGTTGGCATAACGCTGGTCGAGACGATCCTATCATTCGTAGTCGGGATTGCGATCGGCACTGCGCTTGGGATCTGGCTGGGATTAAGCCCGTTTGCCGCTGATGTCGTTCAGCGCTTCATCATGTTCAACGCGATCCCGCGTATCCTGCTGGGGCCGATCTTCGTCATCTGGTTCGGTCTGCGGCTGACCTCGAACGTTGCGCTCGGCGTGACCCTCGTGCTGTTCGTTGCGTTCTTCAACACTTTCCAAGGCGTGCGCGAGGTCAATCCGGTCGTCCTGGCGAGCGCGCGACTGCTGCGCGATTCGAAATCCTCGCTGTTGCGCCACGTCTATCTACCCTCTGCCACCACCTGGACCCTGTCGAGCCTGCGGGTGTCCGTCGGCATGGCGGTCGTGGGCGCCGTGGTTACGGAGTATCTCGGCTCATCCGCCGGGTTGGGGCACCTGATCGCGCAGGAAGGGGTGCTCGATGCGATGGGCGTGTTCGCCGGAATCATCGTGCTGTCCGCATTCGTGGTTGCGCTCGACGCGCTCGTCGATCGTGCCGAAAAGAGGTTGTTGGTTTGTCGGCCAGCGCCGGCTCATGCAGCTTGAACATGTACTTGGCTAATGATGGAGGTGTATATGCGCGTTTTAATCCGACTGATCTTTGGTGTTGCGGCCGCTGGCCTCTGCCTCTTATCGGCTGACGCCGGCGAACCTGAAAAGGCGAAACTGAAGATCATCGTCGGCTCCCACATTCTCAATTACATGCCTGCTGAATTGGGCGTAAAGCTCGGTACCTTCAAAGAAGAAGGGCTCGACGTCACTGTTCGAGAGTTTCCAGGCCGACGGCTCCAAGGCGCTGCAGGCGCTGATTGGTGGCTCGGTGGACGGCGTCGTGCGGTTCTGTGATCACACGATCCAGATGCAGGCGCAGCGCGAGGAGAATCCTGCGTCTTCGTGCTCAACGACATACCCGGCATTCTTCTCGGGGTGCGCAGCGATCGCCGACAAGGTGAAGAGCGGCGCCAACCTCAAGGGCCTGAGGCTCGGCATCACGGCTCCTGGATCAACTCGGTATCAACGGAGCAGCTCGTTGTCCCGACCCGATACAAGACCGATAATCGCGAGGTGAACGTCGATTTCCTGAAAGCGTCGAAAGCGCTGTTTTCCCAGAGCGGCCTGATGGACGCCGAGGCGGCCAAGGTACCGCTGGCTGTGTTGAGCGATTTCGACTCCAGGATCGCCACCGCCAACATCGACCTCAGCAAAAACTTCAACCGCAGCGGCCGAAGATACCGCAAAGAAGGCTTCGTCAGATGTCCCTGCCGCTCACCGGTATCCGTGTCCTCGACCTGTCGAACGTGTTGGCAGGCCCGTTCTGCGGCTACCATCTCGCGCGCTTGGGCGCGGAGGTTATCAAGATCGAAAACCCCAATGGAGGCGATCTCGCGCGGCGCCTTGGCGCCGATCCGCAAAGGGCAGAGCGCCTTCAGGGCCTCTCCTTCGTCGCCGTGAACGCCGGTAAGCAGTCGGTGGCGCTCGATCTGAAGTCTGAAGCGGGAAGGGAAGTGTTTTTCAGGCTGGTGTCCGAGGCCGACGTCCTTCTCGAAAACTTCCGGCCCAAGGTCATGGAGCGGCTTGGTCTCGGTTTTGACGCGTTGTGCAAGCGCAACCCGCGCCTCATCTATTGCGCGATCTCAGGCTTTGGGCAAAACGGTCCTTGGTCCGCCCGCCCGGCCTACGACCAGATCGTCCAGGGCCTTTCCGGCGCGATGAGTGTTACCGGTGATGCAGCCACGGCTCCGCTGCGGACCGGCTTCCCGATCTCCGACACCATTGCCGGGCTAACAGCCGCCTTTGCCATCTCCGCGGCGCTCGTCGAGCAGCAGCAAATTGGCAGGGGTCGGTTCATCGACGTGTCGCTGCTCGAGGCGACAATCGCGGCCATGGGATGGGTGGTTTCCAATCATCTGAACGGCGGAGTCGAGCCGCAGCCGATGGGGAACGAGAATTTCACGGCTGCACCCTCCGGCACGTTCCGCACCGCGACCGGCCCGCTGAATATAGCCGCCAACGAGCAGAAGCAGTACCGGACCCTTTGCGATCTGGTCGGCCGGCCGGATCTGAAGACAGATCCGCGCTTCGCAAAGCGCGAAGCGCGTAAAATGAACCGCTGGGCGCTTAGCGATGAGTTGAATGCGGCGTTGAGCTGCAGGCCTGCGGACGAGTGGGAGGCGCTGTTGAATGCCGCCGGCGTCCCTGCCGGCTGTGTGCTGACCGTTCCGCAAGTTTTGCGCGAGCCGCAGTTGCTGGAGCGCGGCTTTGTCGAGACGCTGCCGCTCGACAGGGCTGGCGAACCACCATTACGCATTACGCGCCCCGGCTTTCGGCTGGATGAGGCGTTTCCTGTCCCCGCGCTCCCCCCCTTGCTCGGTGCGGACACAGAGCGATGGCTGGCTCGGCTCGGTCATACCTATCCGGAAATTGAGCACCTTATCGCAAGCGGTGCCGCCGGAGCGCCACGTCAAGGAGGAGCACATTTTTCGCGGGTCCGCCCGGCGACGGATGGAGCAGCGTAACGGGCAGGAGTTGCACGCAAGCAAGCTTCGGCAGGACATAGGCTGACGAGATTGGAAAACAGAATGAGCGAAACGGAGCTGCGAGAGCAGGCCGCCCATTGGTGGCGGACCTCCATCTGCGACATTGCGCCCGGGCGGATCGCCTACCGCGGATACACGATCGAGGAATTAATTGGTCATATTTCCTTCACCGCGATAATCTGGCTGATGCTGCGCGGCGAGCTACCCACACCGGCGCAGGAGCGGCTGTTGCAGGCTGCGCTGGTTGCATCAGTAGATCATGGCCCGCATGCACCTTCCATCGCCATCGCGCAGATGGCTGTCAGTTGTGGGGTGCCGCTCAACGGCGCGATGGCTTCCGCGATCAACACGCTCGACGACCTGCATGGCGGAGCGGGGGAGCAGGCGATTGAGCTCTATGACGAGGTCCTGCGCCGCAGCGAGACCAAGGATATCGATGAGGCTGCCGCTGAGGCGATCGACCATTTCACCGCCACGCGCAGCAAATATCTGCCCGGCTTCGGTCACCGGTTTCATCCCGTCGACCCGCGCGTTGACCCGCTGCTCGCACTAGTCGATGCAGCGGTCAGTGGCGATGTCGTCAGCGGTTGCTATGCCAGCGCTGCGCGCGCGATCGAGCGCGTCATGCGCGAGCGCAAAGGCAAGCTCATCCCGATGAACATCGATGGAGCCACTGCAGTCGTCTACGGGGAGCTGGGCTTTGCTGCACCCCTAGCTCGCGGCATCTTCTGCTTGTCACGCGCGGTAGGCATCCTGGCCCATGCATGGGAGCAGACCGGACGCAAGGACCGCAATAAAGGGCCGATGCCCAAGCAGTTCGCCTACAAATATCAGGGGCAGCCAAAGCGCAGCCTGAAGGAAGCGCCATGATGTACCTTGAGGGACCACCGCAGCTCACCGAACGCGCGTCTTTTCGGCCATGCCCGCCAAATTGCGTCGGCCCGGAGTCCGCTCGGATTGGGCGGACGTCAACCGTGGAGGCAAGCCGGCTGACTGCTTCATCGAGGGCCGTCGTTCGACGCGTAGGGAAATCTCTATCTGATCGACATTTCCTTGGCCGCATCTTCAGGCTTGCACCCGGTGGCTCCTGGTCCTTGATCGTCAATAACGGTTGGCGGAATGGCCTGGCAGCATTCTCGCGTCGTCTGGGGTGTGCCGTAAGATCAGCAGGTTTAGCTCATTCTTCGGGACGAGCGGTCCGGACGTGCTGGCAATGGACGCCAGACGCTGTTCGTAGCTCATGCATAGCTGGGCCACGTCTTCGTCCTAGCATCGGATGGCGAGTGCATCGCTCCGCATCAGTCCTGCGCTGGCTCGACGTGTACGAGCGTTGCCTTGGGTCAAGATGGCGCTTTGTTTATCACAGAATTAGCAACCGGTTCGGTACGTTCAGTATTGATCGCAGAGTTGGTGCCTTGTAAAGCCACGCTCAAAAAAGCGGCAGCTTCGGCAAGCTGCATCTTATCGTCATTTCGATCAGTTGTTTTTATCGAAGGAGAGCACGGGGCGACGCGTGATCAACCGCTGTATCGACCCGCCGATGCCGGGCTTTTTGCCGGACTCCCCGGCGCTCGGTTATCGGCAACACAGATACAGGGCGCGAGATGATGCTGATACGCGTTGGCAGACCGCCATCGCCGCGCAACTGGCTACTGGTCACCAATATCCGTAACACCTCGTGGTCGCACTGACGCATCTGGCTCAAGCCGGAGAGCCGCTGCTTGCTGCCCGCCAAAGGTTCAGTGGGTGATCGCGGCACAGACGTCGCGTTGATGTAACTTGCTGCCATTTCGGCCAAGGTCGTGTGGACACTTATTGCATCCATAGCATGATGGCTGCGAGAGTTGCGAAGGCGCAATAGCTTCGGGCATTTTTTTCGAAGTGGGTTGCTACGCGTCGGAACTGCTTGAGCTTGCAAGCAGCATTCCACAAGATGTTCCTCGGCATTGGATGCTTCGAGCGGATATTTGAGCGCCGGTGACGGGTTGTTGGGAATGACGGCCCACACACCGAGACTGTCTCCCGAAAAACCGGCCTTGGATCTGATTTGCCGCCTCAAGGGAATCCTCAAGAGCCCGCAGCACATGGGGGCGCCGGAGGATATTGCGGGAGAGCACCTTCGGCGGCCCATTCGCGAGATCGCACGCGAGAGGTGGGAAATATTCAGCCAGCAGCACGGTCGGTAGGTACGCATCCGAGGGCGGCCGCCTTGCAGCGGTTGGCTATTGCATGATTACAGGCAGTATGGACACCATACCCACTGCCAATAATGCGAAAGTTATGGAGGTTGTCGACACAGGACGGCGGCGGTTCAGTATTGAAGCGAAGCAGCGGATTGTGGAGGAGAGTTATTGCTGTGGCGATCCTGTTACTCGCCGCCACGGACTTTTTCCTGGCCAACTGTTCGGATGGCGACGCCTGGCGCGACAGGGCGCTCTTGGAGCGCTTAACCCAAAGATGGCGAACACGGGTTTATTGCGGCTCTGATTGAGCCGGATCCAACGAGAAGCGATGGGAGCCGTGACGCCGCTCGCTGCGAGCAGGTTGTTGGACGGATGGAGATCGTGCTCGGCAGCGGTGTTCGTCTGATCGTCGGAGTGGATGTCGACATCGCCGCTCTATCGCGGGTCTTAAGAGTGCTGGAGGGACGATGATCCCAATTCCGACGGGCGTTCGTGTGTGGCTTGCGACCGGCTACACCGACATGC
This genomic window contains:
- a CDS encoding transposase; this encodes MEVVDTGRRRFSIEAKQRIVEESYCCGDPVTRRHGLFPGQLFGWRRLARQGALGALNPKMANTGLLRL
- a CDS encoding CoA transferase, with translation MLAGPFCGYHLARLGAEVIKIENPNGGDLARRLGADPQRAERLQGLSFVAVNAGKQSVALDLKSEAGREVFFRLVSEADVLLENFRPKVMERLGLGFDALCKRNPRLIYCAISGFGQNGPWSARPAYDQIVQGLSGAMSVTGDAATAPLRTGFPISDTIAGLTAAFAISAALVEQQQIGRGRFIDVSLLEATIAAMGWVVSNHLNGGVEPQPMGNENFTAAPSGTFRTATGPLNIAANEQKQYRTLCDLVGRPDLKTDPRFAKREARKMNRWALSDELNAALSCRPADEWEALLNAAGVPAGCVLTVPQVLREPQLLERGFVETLPLDRAGEPPLRITRPGFRLDEAFPVPALPPLLGADTERWLARLGHTYPEIEHLIASGAAGAPRQGGAHFSRVRPATDGAA
- a CDS encoding citryl-CoA lyase, which gives rise to MSETELREQAAHWWRTSICDIAPGRIAYRGYTIEELIGHISFTAIIWLMLRGELPTPAQERLLQAALVASVDHGPHAPSIAIAQMAVSCGVPLNGAMASAINTLDDLHGGAGEQAIELYDEVLRRSETKDIDEAAAEAIDHFTATRSKYLPGFGHRFHPVDPRVDPLLALVDAAVSGDVVSGCYASAARAIERVMRERKGKLIPMNIDGATAVVYGELGFAAPLARGIFCLSRAVGILAHAWEQTGRKDRNKGPMPKQFAYKYQGQPKRSLKEAP
- a CDS encoding IclR family transcriptional regulator; translation: MAVVLFYRTGAEMSKTGVDAVRRALAILKSLNAERSAITLTQIAEMTDLYKSTVLRLASSLEADGFLVRGADRLFRPGPELWRLGALYQRGLDLGEVIRPSLRRLVEATGETASFYVADGDERICLYRVNSPRSVRHHLEEGQRLPIDRGAAGRILTAYREPTNVEGKKIRDKGFYVSIGERDPEVAAAAVPLMDVHGKLRGALSLSAIRTRFDADARKSAIDALKSEAKALAGLLPASEC
- a CDS encoding ABC transporter permease; this translates as MPRRNKVVVTQVAIVLALVLIWELGVRLGLIDAFFFPAPSTPVGRIRNGTSTADFWGDVGITLVETILSFVVGIAIGTALGIWLGLSPFAADVVQRFIMFNAIPRILLGPIFVIWFGLRLTSNVALGVTLVLFVAFFNTFQGVREVNPVVLASARLLRDSKSSLLRHVYLPSATTWTLSSLRVSVGMAVVGAVVTEYLGSSAGLGHLIAQEGVLDAMGVFAGIIVLSAFVVALDALVDRAEKRLLVCRPAPAHAA